GTGTGGCGGCCATCGACTGCGGAACCAACTCGATCCGACTGCTGGTCGCCGACCTGCCCGAGGAATCGGCCGGGTCGCAGGCGCCGCTGGTCGACCTGACCCGACGGATGGAAATCGTCCGGCTCGGGCAGGGAGTGGACCGCACCGGCCGGCTGGCCCCGGAGGCGATCGAACGGACCCGGGTGGCGCTGGCGTCGTACGCCGCCGACATCGAGAAGCTGGGCGCGGAGCGGGTGCGGATGTGCGCCACCTCCGCCTCCCGGGACGCGGCCAACGCCGCCGACTTCACCGAGATGGTGCAGCGCACCCTCGGTGTCGCACCCGAGGTGGTCACCGGCGACGAGGAGGCCCGGCTGTCGTTCACCGGCGCGGTGCGCGGGCTGCCGGCCGACGCGAAGGAGCCGTTTCTGGTCGTCGACATCGGCGGCGGTTCCACCGAATTCGTGGTCGGTGACCGGGCCGACGGGGTACGCGCGGCGATCTCGGTGGACATCGGCTGTGTCCGGATGACCGAACGGCACCTGCCCGGCGACCCGCCGACGCCCGAGCAGGTCGCGGCGGCGCAGGCCGACATCGCGGCCGCGGTGGACCGCGCGCTCGCCGTGGTGCCCGGCCGCGAGGCGGCCACCCTGGTCGGCCTCGCCGGGTCGGTCACCACCGTGGTCGCCATCGCTCAGGGCCTGCGGGAGTACGACCCGGAGCGCATCCACCACGCCCGGGTCTCGTACGAGGCGGTCGCCCAGGTGACCGGGGACCTACTGGGTCAGACCCGTGAACAGCGGTTGGCGACCCCGGTCATGCACCCGGGCCGGGCCGACGTGATCGGCGCGGGCGCGCTGGTGCTTCGAGTGATCATGGAACGCGCCGGGATGCCGTCGGTGGTTGCCTCGGAGCACGACATCCTCGACGGCATCGCCTGGAGCCTCCAGTCGGCCTCGAACTAGCTCGGCGTTGATCGACTCGGTTTCCTGAAAGTCGGGGTGTCCCGCTGGTCTGGAAACCCCGCTATCGCTGATCTCGTGTCGATCAACGTCCGCGCTCTGCCGGGCTCGCGCGTCGGCGCGTCGGGGTGGATTCGTTGACGCTATTACGCATTACGCAGTAGTGTGCAATGCGTGGACACCACACAGTTGCTGAAGGGCGTGCTCGATATGGCCGTCCTGGCCGTGCTCCGGGAGGAGGACGGCTACGGTTACGACATCCTGCGCCGGCTGCGCGAGGCCGGCCTGGAGGAGGTCGGCGACGCGTCGGTCTACGGGACGCTGCGCCGCCTCTTCGCCGCTGGCCTGCTCACCACCTACGTCGTGCCGAGCGAATCCGGGCCGCACCGTAAGTACTACTCACTGAATGCCGCGGGGCGTGACCAGTTGACCCGCTCCGGCAAGCTCTGGCGCTCGTTCGCCACGACCATGGACAGTCTGCTCGACGATCGGGGGATGGCGGCATGACCGTCGCGGAGCAGGAGATCATCGACTACGTGGCGCGGGTGCGGGCCGCTCTGGCCGACCTGCCGACCACGCAACGTGACGAGCTGACCGAGGATCTTGCCGACCACCTCACCGAGGTCGCCGCCGAGGCCGAGGGCACTCTCGTCGAGCGGCTGGGCGAGCCCGAGACCTACGCCGCCGAGCTGCGTGCCGCGGCCGGCGCCGCCCCGGGCGGTGCGCGCAACCTTGACCAGCGGGTCGCGACCGCGGTGGTCCGGGTCCGCAGCCGGCTGCGCGCGATCGATGTGCGGTTCGGCCCACCCCTGGGGTACGCGACGGCCAGCGACTTCCTCCGGTTGCTGCGCCCGGGTTGGTGGGTGCTGCGCGGCTATCTGGCGGCGATGCTGGTCACCGTGATCAGCACCGGCGGCAGCTTCGGGCTGCTGCCGAGGTTCGGTGGCGAGTTGCTCGCCGGCCTGATCATGCTGGTCGGCTTCGTGCTCGCCTCCATCTGGATCGGCCGCCGCTCCGGGCGGTTGACCCGCTGGCCACGCTCGGCCGTGCAGGTGGGCAGCGCGGTG
The window above is part of the Micromonospora sp. LH3U1 genome. Proteins encoded here:
- a CDS encoding Ppx/GppA phosphatase family protein produces the protein MAAIDCGTNSIRLLVADLPEESAGSQAPLVDLTRRMEIVRLGQGVDRTGRLAPEAIERTRVALASYAADIEKLGAERVRMCATSASRDAANAADFTEMVQRTLGVAPEVVTGDEEARLSFTGAVRGLPADAKEPFLVVDIGGGSTEFVVGDRADGVRAAISVDIGCVRMTERHLPGDPPTPEQVAAAQADIAAAVDRALAVVPGREAATLVGLAGSVTTVVAIAQGLREYDPERIHHARVSYEAVAQVTGDLLGQTREQRLATPVMHPGRADVIGAGALVLRVIMERAGMPSVVASEHDILDGIAWSLQSASN
- a CDS encoding PadR family transcriptional regulator, with the protein product MDTTQLLKGVLDMAVLAVLREEDGYGYDILRRLREAGLEEVGDASVYGTLRRLFAAGLLTTYVVPSESGPHRKYYSLNAAGRDQLTRSGKLWRSFATTMDSLLDDRGMAA
- a CDS encoding HAAS signaling domain-containing protein, whose translation is MTVAEQEIIDYVARVRAALADLPTTQRDELTEDLADHLTEVAAEAEGTLVERLGEPETYAAELRAAAGAAPGGARNLDQRVATAVVRVRSRLRAIDVRFGPPLGYATASDFLRLLRPGWWVLRGYLAAMLVTVISTGGSFGLLPRFGGELLAGLIMLVGFVLASIWIGRRSGRLTRWPRSAVQVGSAVLVVFAFAALMQAEDRMRYGDYGYDQTSVDSQYDRVRDVFVYDSEGRLVENARLFDQNGSPIRLGYPDCSEDAYGKPSLRAYPYCPEQAPFGPRAPGAPLPPTPPTTVPDPRSTPGPSTPPGPTGTPAPTATGQPTAGPTATPSDAPTPTPTS